In one window of Vigna radiata var. radiata cultivar VC1973A unplaced genomic scaffold, Vradiata_ver6 scaffold_293, whole genome shotgun sequence DNA:
- the LOC106779016 gene encoding zinc finger BED domain-containing protein RICESLEEPER 2-like yields the protein MTITTHFIDDLWRLQSRLVRFMYVPAPHTSQVLAELLVECLMDWNLDRKVSTLTVDNCTTNDAMIDRILDKISPRSLILGGQLFHMRCCAHILNLIVKDGLSIIANVIEKVRESANFWTATPKREEKFIETCAQLNIPFRRKLVVDCRTRWNSTFLMLQVAIQYKDVFDRLSQRESQYKVLPSAHDWQMAHEIWQ from the exons ATGACTATAACAACTcactttattgatgatttatgGAGGCTACAAAGTCGACTTGTGAG GTTTATGTATGTGCCTGCTCCTCATACTAGTCAAGTTCTTGCTGAATTATTGGTTGAATGTTTAATGGATTGGAATCTAGATAGAAAAGTTTCTACTTTGACAGTAGATAATTGCACTACAAATGATGCTATGATTGATCGCATTTTAGACAAGATTTCACCTAGGTCTCTTATTTTGGGTGGCCAATTGTTTCACATGCGATGTTGTGcacatatattaaatttgattgtgAAAGATGGTTTGTCCATAATTGCTAATGTCATTGAAAAGGTTAGAGAAAGTGCTAATTTTTGGACAGCTACAcctaaaagagaagagaaatttaTAGAGACATGTGCTCAATTGAATATTCCATTTAGAAGAAAATTAGTTGTTGATTGCAGAACTAGATGgaattctacatttttaatgCTTCAAGTAGCCATACAATACAAAGATGTATTTGACCGTTTATCACAACGAGAGAGTCAGTATAAAGTTTTGCCTAGTGCACATGATTGGCAAATGGCACATGAAATTTGGCAATAg
- the LOC106779023 gene encoding RNA-binding protein 25 isoform X1, translating to MADSASSPATLPPNPQPSESALPNPPDPLPQSSTPPSSTTLAANPNPNPTLLPPPPALLFQAGTTPQVPGVLPPSFRPLAPQVPQFSPVPAPHPVYQNPAVPPPGVASAAAPQPMQPMMSYQVQPGNPAMRPFSPIPNGYAPAPTVTPADVFLLCTGIPRYPPPYGTMIRPVFPPRPPGAVNIPPISRPPVAGIPTVRPIIPPVVRPMVAPSATPAEKPQNTVYIGKIASTVENEFMLSLLQLCGTIKTWKRPQDLSTGTPTSFGFYEFESAEGVLRALRLLTKLNIDGQELKVNVNQAMKEHLERYVQKKAENLNKESQAGVVEKDEGEQTSNANEGIKAEKESSNKVDSESVNKEHDVTNFGIVTDEDREGDREALEKITKMIEERLKTRPLPPPPAQRSGDGSVNLTSEQPVKTREGDSVDTEKNESAENKSEKETNSDKPSSERDRSESPDRRHDRKSRERDRDRELKREKERELERYEREAERERVRKEREQRRRIEEAERQYEAYLKEWEYREREKEKERQYEKEKEKERERKRRKEILYDEEDEDEDSRKRWRRSAIEEKRKKRLREKEDDMLDKLKEEEEIAEAKKKAEEEQKRQSDALKLLTEHVVNGGNENMITEEVTNEVKSNVTEQDTVADYSREDHTGDGNVLNVTSDELTIVTPTDTQGNAPTKKLGFGLVGSGKRTTVPSVFHEEEDDEAHKDKKMRPLVPIDYSTEELQAVQPTVPGPTPPNLAAAAEFAKRISSTNFKEDKLDGERDRSRRSNDKSNHRDRDRNDEDGTHNRDENKERIPERDRDRDHGSEKLKTSDNKRLLDAKQLIDMIPKTKEELFSYEIDWAVYDKHQLHERMRPWISKKIKEFLGEEETTLIDYIVSSTQEHVKASQMLERLQIILDEEAEMFVLKMWRMLIFEIKKVETGLALRSKS from the exons ATGGCGGATTCCGCCTCTTCCCCCGCGACCCTACCTCCCAATCCTCAACCCTCCGAATCCGCACTTCCCAACCCACCCGATCCACTCCCCCAATCTTCAACACCACCTTCATCTACGACCCTAGCTGCAAACCCTAATCCCaatccaacgctgctccctccACCGCCCGCACTACTCTTTCAGGCCGGCACTACGCCGCAGGTCCCTGGCGTTCTCCCTCCCTCATTCCGCCCGCTTGCTCCGCAGGTGCCGCAATTCTCCCCCGTCCCGGCGCCCCACCCTGTGTACCAAAACCCTGCCGTTCCGCCTCCTGGCGTGGCCAGCGCCGCCGCGCCGCAGCCGATGCAGCCGATGATGTCATACCAGGTTCAACCTGGCAACCCTGCCATGCGACCATTCTCTCCGATCCCTAACGGTTACGCTCCAGCTCCGACTGTAACTCCCGCGG ATGTTTTTCTACTCTGTACAGGAATTCCTCGTTATCCCCCTCCTTATGGAACTATGATTCGTCCTGTCTTTCCTCCACGCCCTCCTGGAGCAGTTAACATACCTCCAATATCACGTCCACCTGTAGCAGGGATCCCTACTGTTCGCCCAATTATTCCTCCTGTTGTCAGACCTATGGTAGCCCCTAGTGCTACCCCAGCTGAGAAGCCTCAAAACACGGTTTACATTGGCAAGATTGCATCAACTGTGGAAAATGAGTTCATGCTCTCTCTCCTTcaa tTATGTGGAACTATCAAGACCTGGAAACGTCCTCAAGATTTATCCACTGGAACTCCTACCAGTTTTGGGTTTTATGAGTTTGAGTCTGCAGAAGGGGTTCTCCGTGCCTTGCGACTCCTTACTAAATTGAATATTGACGGGCAAGAACTGAAG gTCAACGTGAATCAAGCCATGAAAGAACACCTAGAGCGGTATGTTCAGAAAAAAGCTGAGAACTTGAACAAGGAAAGTCAGGCAGGAGTAGTTGAAAAAGATGAAGGCGAACAAACTTCTAATGCAAATGAGGGTATAAAGGCTGAGAAAGAATCCTCAAATAAAGTGGACAGTGAATCAGTAAATAAGGAACATGATGTGACAAACTTTGGGATTGTCACTGATGAAGATAGAGAAGGGGATCGTGAGGCTTTAGAAAAAATCACAAAGATGATAGAGGAAAGGTTGAAGACAAGACCTTTGCCTCCACCACCTGCACAGCGAAGTGGTGATGGTTCTGTGAATTTAACCTCAGAACAACCTGTTAAAACAAGAGAGGGAGATTCTGTTGATACAGAGAAGAATG AATCTGctgaaaataaaagtgagaaagagACAAACAGTGATAAACCTAGCAGTGAACGGGATAGGTCTGAAAGCCCTGATAGAAGGCATGACAGAAAAAGCAGAGAGAGGGACCGAGATAGGGAATTAAAAcgagaaaaggaaagagaactTGAAAGATATGAGAGAGAAGCAGAGCGGGAACGTGTTCGGAAAGAAAGGGAACAAAGACGAAGAATTGAGGAGGCTGAACGTCAATATGAAGCATATTTGAAGGAATGGGAGTATAGAGAacgagagaaagagaaagagcgccaatatgaaaaagagaaggagaaggaaaggGAACGTAAAAGGAGAAAGGAGATACTTTATGATGAAGAGGATGAGGATGAAGATTCTAGGAAGAGGTGGCGTAGAAGTGCGATagaggagaagaggaagaagaggttgcgtGAGAAGGAAGATGACATGCTTGACAAActaaaggaagaggaagaaattgCTGAGGCTAAGAAGAAGGCTGAGGAGGAACAAAAGCGGCAAAGCGATGCTTTAAAACTATTAACTGAGCATGTGGTAAATGGTGGTAATGAAAATATGATTACTGAAGAGGTTACTAATGAAGTCAAAAGCAATGTTACTGAACAAGATACTGTAGCTGATTATAGTCGTGAAGATCATACTG GTGATGGGAATGTACTAAATGTCACCAGTGATGAATTAACTATAGTTACTCCAACTGATACACAAGGTAATGCTCCTACAAAAAAATTGGGATTTGGCCTAGTTGGTTCAGGGAAAAGAACAACTGTGCCTTCTGTTTTCCATGAAGAGGAGGATGATGAAGCacacaaggacaaaaaaatGAGGCCATTGGTTCCAATTGATTACTCAACTGAAGAATTGCAGGCTGTTCAACCTACAGTGCCTGGTCCAACACCACCAAATTTGGCTGCTGCGGCCGAATTTGCAAAGCGTATATCCAGTACAAATTTCAAGGAAGATAAGCTGGATGGAGAACGGGATAGAAGTAGGCGTTCAAATGATAAGTCTAACCACCGTGATAGGGACAGAAATGATGAAGATGGTACTCACAACAGAGATGAAAACAAGGAGAGAATTCCTGAACGTGACAGGGATCGAGATCATGGATCAGAGAAACTTAAGACTTCTGATAACAAGAGGCTTTTGGATGCTAAACAATTGATTGATATGATACCGAAGACCAAGGAGGAGTTGTTCTCGTATGAGATAGACTGGGCAGTATATGATAAG
- the LOC106779023 gene encoding RNA-binding protein 25 isoform X2, translating into MADSASSPATLPPNPQPSESALPNPPDPLPQSSTPPSSTTLAANPNPNPTLLPPPPALLFQAGTTPQVPGVLPPSFRPLAPQVPQFSPVPAPHPVYQNPAVPPPGVASAAAPQPMQPMMSYQVQPGNPAMRPFSPIPNGYAPAPTVTPAGIPRYPPPYGTMIRPVFPPRPPGAVNIPPISRPPVAGIPTVRPIIPPVVRPMVAPSATPAEKPQNTVYIGKIASTVENEFMLSLLQLCGTIKTWKRPQDLSTGTPTSFGFYEFESAEGVLRALRLLTKLNIDGQELKVNVNQAMKEHLERYVQKKAENLNKESQAGVVEKDEGEQTSNANEGIKAEKESSNKVDSESVNKEHDVTNFGIVTDEDREGDREALEKITKMIEERLKTRPLPPPPAQRSGDGSVNLTSEQPVKTREGDSVDTEKNESAENKSEKETNSDKPSSERDRSESPDRRHDRKSRERDRDRELKREKERELERYEREAERERVRKEREQRRRIEEAERQYEAYLKEWEYREREKEKERQYEKEKEKERERKRRKEILYDEEDEDEDSRKRWRRSAIEEKRKKRLREKEDDMLDKLKEEEEIAEAKKKAEEEQKRQSDALKLLTEHVVNGGNENMITEEVTNEVKSNVTEQDTVADYSREDHTGDGNVLNVTSDELTIVTPTDTQGNAPTKKLGFGLVGSGKRTTVPSVFHEEEDDEAHKDKKMRPLVPIDYSTEELQAVQPTVPGPTPPNLAAAAEFAKRISSTNFKEDKLDGERDRSRRSNDKSNHRDRDRNDEDGTHNRDENKERIPERDRDRDHGSEKLKTSDNKRLLDAKQLIDMIPKTKEELFSYEIDWAVYDKHQLHERMRPWISKKIKEFLGEEETTLIDYIVSSTQEHVKASQMLERLQIILDEEAEMFVLKMWRMLIFEIKKVETGLALRSKS; encoded by the exons ATGGCGGATTCCGCCTCTTCCCCCGCGACCCTACCTCCCAATCCTCAACCCTCCGAATCCGCACTTCCCAACCCACCCGATCCACTCCCCCAATCTTCAACACCACCTTCATCTACGACCCTAGCTGCAAACCCTAATCCCaatccaacgctgctccctccACCGCCCGCACTACTCTTTCAGGCCGGCACTACGCCGCAGGTCCCTGGCGTTCTCCCTCCCTCATTCCGCCCGCTTGCTCCGCAGGTGCCGCAATTCTCCCCCGTCCCGGCGCCCCACCCTGTGTACCAAAACCCTGCCGTTCCGCCTCCTGGCGTGGCCAGCGCCGCCGCGCCGCAGCCGATGCAGCCGATGATGTCATACCAGGTTCAACCTGGCAACCCTGCCATGCGACCATTCTCTCCGATCCCTAACGGTTACGCTCCAGCTCCGACTGTAACTCCCGCGG GAATTCCTCGTTATCCCCCTCCTTATGGAACTATGATTCGTCCTGTCTTTCCTCCACGCCCTCCTGGAGCAGTTAACATACCTCCAATATCACGTCCACCTGTAGCAGGGATCCCTACTGTTCGCCCAATTATTCCTCCTGTTGTCAGACCTATGGTAGCCCCTAGTGCTACCCCAGCTGAGAAGCCTCAAAACACGGTTTACATTGGCAAGATTGCATCAACTGTGGAAAATGAGTTCATGCTCTCTCTCCTTcaa tTATGTGGAACTATCAAGACCTGGAAACGTCCTCAAGATTTATCCACTGGAACTCCTACCAGTTTTGGGTTTTATGAGTTTGAGTCTGCAGAAGGGGTTCTCCGTGCCTTGCGACTCCTTACTAAATTGAATATTGACGGGCAAGAACTGAAG gTCAACGTGAATCAAGCCATGAAAGAACACCTAGAGCGGTATGTTCAGAAAAAAGCTGAGAACTTGAACAAGGAAAGTCAGGCAGGAGTAGTTGAAAAAGATGAAGGCGAACAAACTTCTAATGCAAATGAGGGTATAAAGGCTGAGAAAGAATCCTCAAATAAAGTGGACAGTGAATCAGTAAATAAGGAACATGATGTGACAAACTTTGGGATTGTCACTGATGAAGATAGAGAAGGGGATCGTGAGGCTTTAGAAAAAATCACAAAGATGATAGAGGAAAGGTTGAAGACAAGACCTTTGCCTCCACCACCTGCACAGCGAAGTGGTGATGGTTCTGTGAATTTAACCTCAGAACAACCTGTTAAAACAAGAGAGGGAGATTCTGTTGATACAGAGAAGAATG AATCTGctgaaaataaaagtgagaaagagACAAACAGTGATAAACCTAGCAGTGAACGGGATAGGTCTGAAAGCCCTGATAGAAGGCATGACAGAAAAAGCAGAGAGAGGGACCGAGATAGGGAATTAAAAcgagaaaaggaaagagaactTGAAAGATATGAGAGAGAAGCAGAGCGGGAACGTGTTCGGAAAGAAAGGGAACAAAGACGAAGAATTGAGGAGGCTGAACGTCAATATGAAGCATATTTGAAGGAATGGGAGTATAGAGAacgagagaaagagaaagagcgccaatatgaaaaagagaaggagaaggaaaggGAACGTAAAAGGAGAAAGGAGATACTTTATGATGAAGAGGATGAGGATGAAGATTCTAGGAAGAGGTGGCGTAGAAGTGCGATagaggagaagaggaagaagaggttgcgtGAGAAGGAAGATGACATGCTTGACAAActaaaggaagaggaagaaattgCTGAGGCTAAGAAGAAGGCTGAGGAGGAACAAAAGCGGCAAAGCGATGCTTTAAAACTATTAACTGAGCATGTGGTAAATGGTGGTAATGAAAATATGATTACTGAAGAGGTTACTAATGAAGTCAAAAGCAATGTTACTGAACAAGATACTGTAGCTGATTATAGTCGTGAAGATCATACTG GTGATGGGAATGTACTAAATGTCACCAGTGATGAATTAACTATAGTTACTCCAACTGATACACAAGGTAATGCTCCTACAAAAAAATTGGGATTTGGCCTAGTTGGTTCAGGGAAAAGAACAACTGTGCCTTCTGTTTTCCATGAAGAGGAGGATGATGAAGCacacaaggacaaaaaaatGAGGCCATTGGTTCCAATTGATTACTCAACTGAAGAATTGCAGGCTGTTCAACCTACAGTGCCTGGTCCAACACCACCAAATTTGGCTGCTGCGGCCGAATTTGCAAAGCGTATATCCAGTACAAATTTCAAGGAAGATAAGCTGGATGGAGAACGGGATAGAAGTAGGCGTTCAAATGATAAGTCTAACCACCGTGATAGGGACAGAAATGATGAAGATGGTACTCACAACAGAGATGAAAACAAGGAGAGAATTCCTGAACGTGACAGGGATCGAGATCATGGATCAGAGAAACTTAAGACTTCTGATAACAAGAGGCTTTTGGATGCTAAACAATTGATTGATATGATACCGAAGACCAAGGAGGAGTTGTTCTCGTATGAGATAGACTGGGCAGTATATGATAAG